Below is a window of Candidatus Viadribacter manganicus DNA.
AGAGTTCGATGACGATGACCGCGACGACTGAAACGCTGGGCGATGTGCCTGAGACGCTGCGGCGGTTGGCGATTGTGTTTACCCAGTTCGAAGGGCGGCTGGAAGCGACGCCGCTTATTCGCAAGCTGACGCGTGGACGTTTCGAGTTGGCGGATTACCAGTCGTTTTTGGTGCAGCTGCGCCAGCAGGTGAAAGAAGGCGCGCTTTGGATGTCGCGCGCGGCGTCGCACATTGATGATCAGCATTTGGAGCTGCGGTCGCTGCTGATGCGCCATGCGGTGACGGAGCATCGCGACTTCCGCCTGCTGGAAGCTGACTACGTCGCGAGCGGCGGCGATATCGCTGTGATCCAAGGCGGCGAAAAGAATATCGGATCGGAGGCGCTTTCGGCTTGGATGTATCACCAAGCGTCGCAACCCAATCCGTTTGGGCTCTTAGGCGCAATGTGGATCATTGAAGGGCTGGGCTCGATCAAGGCGCAGGAATGGGGGCGGCGCGTGAAAGAGACGTTGTCGCTGCCCGATGAGGCGGTGCGGTTCTTGTTGTATCACGGTGAAAATGACGCCGGGCACATCGAAGAGTTCAAGGCGATGCTGGCGATGGTGTTGCCCAATGAAGCGGCGTCGCGTCGCATTGTGCGCACTGCGGAAGTCACGGCGCGGCTCTACGCGTTGCAGATCGAGGAAATCCTGGCGTGAGCTTAGCTGATCTGCAGGCGACAAATTACGATCCGCGTGATCCTGATCCGTGGCTGGCGTTGGCGCTCGATCAGAGTTTGCCGATCGATCCAGAAGCGAAGGCGG
It encodes the following:
- a CDS encoding iron-containing redox enzyme family protein, which codes for MTMTATTETLGDVPETLRRLAIVFTQFEGRLEATPLIRKLTRGRFELADYQSFLVQLRQQVKEGALWMSRAASHIDDQHLELRSLLMRHAVTEHRDFRLLEADYVASGGDIAVIQGGEKNIGSEALSAWMYHQASQPNPFGLLGAMWIIEGLGSIKAQEWGRRVKETLSLPDEAVRFLLYHGENDAGHIEEFKAMLAMVLPNEAASRRIVRTAEVTARLYALQIEEILA